The following coding sequences are from one bacterium SCSIO 12741 window:
- a CDS encoding alpha/beta fold hydrolase: MGMLDNWQGPAKYYAEHFQVYIIDARNHGHSPHSPEFTYELMADDLLNFVEEHDLDYFHLMGHSMGGKTVMKFAQNHPDYVDKLIVADIAPRAYPVHHQQILAGLNALDFEVIKSRGEAEKALASYVPELGVRQFLLKNMYWKEKGKLALRFNLDAITENIELIGEGIFDRIYEGPTLFIRGEKSKYVSEEDWKDIQLSFPQAELNTVKDAGHWLHAEKQAEFIQETTEFLLRD, encoded by the coding sequence ATGGGGATGTTAGACAACTGGCAAGGGCCTGCCAAGTACTACGCTGAGCACTTTCAGGTATATATCATCGATGCCAGAAACCATGGCCACTCTCCCCATTCACCGGAGTTTACTTACGAACTCATGGCCGATGATTTATTGAATTTTGTGGAAGAACATGACTTGGATTACTTCCATTTGATGGGTCATTCCATGGGTGGGAAAACGGTGATGAAATTTGCCCAAAATCATCCGGATTATGTGGACAAACTCATTGTGGCCGACATTGCACCGAGAGCTTATCCTGTTCATCATCAACAAATCTTAGCTGGATTGAATGCCTTGGATTTTGAGGTGATTAAGAGCCGTGGCGAGGCGGAAAAAGCCTTGGCCTCTTATGTTCCAGAATTGGGTGTTCGTCAGTTTCTTCTCAAGAACATGTATTGGAAGGAAAAAGGCAAATTGGCCCTTCGCTTTAACCTCGATGCGATTACCGAGAATATCGAATTGATTGGAGAAGGAATCTTCGACCGTATCTATGAGGGACCTACCCTTTTCATCCGAGGTGAAAAATCAAAATACGTATCCGAAGAAGATTGGAAGGATATTCAGTTGTCGTTTCCGCAGGCAGAATTGAATACGGTTAAAGACGCTGGACACTGGCTACATGCCGAGAAACAAGCGGAATTTATTCAAGAAACTACGGAATTCTTACTTCGGGATTAG
- a CDS encoding NAD-dependent epimerase/dehydratase family protein, whose protein sequence is MIFITGGTGLVGSHLVAELLERGEQLRLLRRETSDTRALERLLKRRNLEHKLQDIEWIEGELNDVATLTEAIHGVDYVCHCAALVSFDPGIKVPWSRLTFKELQP, encoded by the coding sequence ATGATTTTCATCACGGGAGGAACAGGTCTGGTGGGCTCTCACTTAGTCGCCGAACTATTGGAACGTGGAGAGCAATTACGCCTCCTTCGTAGAGAAACCTCGGACACCCGTGCCCTGGAGCGTCTTCTAAAACGTCGAAACCTCGAACACAAGCTTCAAGACATTGAATGGATTGAAGGTGAGCTCAACGACGTAGCTACCTTAACAGAGGCTATTCACGGCGTTGATTATGTATGTCATTGCGCAGCTTTGGTGTCATTCGATCCCGGGATAAAAGTGCCATGGAGCAGATTAACCTTCAAGGAACTGCAGCCGTAG
- a CDS encoding NAD-dependent epimerase/dehydratase family protein has product MEQINLQGTAAVVNVALQEGVKKLIYVSSTAAIGKQKPGITIDESHLWEPGNQNSFYSYSKHAAELEVWRGAEEGLQVAIVNPSVIIGPGNGEKVAPV; this is encoded by the coding sequence ATGGAGCAGATTAACCTTCAAGGAACTGCAGCCGTAGTGAATGTGGCCCTGCAGGAAGGTGTCAAAAAGTTGATTTACGTAAGTTCTACCGCCGCTATTGGTAAGCAAAAACCAGGAATCACTATTGACGAATCTCACTTGTGGGAACCGGGAAATCAGAACTCCTTTTACAGCTATTCGAAACACGCCGCTGAACTGGAAGTATGGCGTGGTGCGGAAGAAGGACTTCAGGTGGCGATCGTCAACCCATCGGTTATCATCGGTCCGGGGAATGGGGAAAAAGTAGCACCAGTTTAA
- a CDS encoding TonB-dependent receptor, protein MKQLMTLVLTLLLGQTLLAQTGTLKGVIRDADSKETLIGATVVLVGTYKGVSCDINGNYEIKDIKPGDYSVKVSFIGYSDKQYNGITIKAGETKTLNVDLNLRSTVMDEVVIVGEKNIINLEDAASEVKITEEDIQNMAVRDVTDIVTMQAGVNKTPDGINIRGGRNYETQYLVDGISAQDPLSGTGFGVSVQSSSISDVSLITGGAGAEYGSGASGVVSTQIREGGEQFQIAGSWQRDNLGDWSMSAGETTLLQSRVNAGPSWNTDIIDLAIGGSIPWTKKKLRFFVSANAFMSDDYYRIQANQLHSSLFPDNDSVWAPRQNNKFANTIKLSYEFKPGTKLTLTNQHSIAINQSTRSLQIVGFDAVVRPGLQYDFALDPDAGNTYTHRSNLTVMNFQHYINNHWNIKVALGRLFTNLRADANGRPFRSATVDQIYDPESIVTDPIELYNPGSDQVYVLPGPGLVNNGGIAERWHDHYVQEYTGKIRASYFPNNKNHEFMFGWEHKEKEYQWADVFRPWVGAPIQINDSLSTPSISVGSSSEIWFARPTEGGFWLQDKITYKGISATLGLRYNYWAYGKELDAAVENDEVLLQDESRTTYQDETFKIFGKRWQNRLLPKLNVSFPVTENNVLYFNYGHSMQMPHPRFIYAGLDPDYLDRSPLATIGNPIIKPESTVSYEIGIKSQITKDLGVTVAAYNNDKYDYIVSGYAILEDQTGKLVSRKIYYNQDYARIVGVELGVTQRIAKYFKLFFNGSFQSARGKSNSARESELQIRQQGFVDNTKEQPLTWDRPWDLKLGVIMNTDTTMRLFGSKAFDHIRIYLATNYKSGFRYTPVELAGYNDFGRPIYQYQSDRPNSEIAKAWFWTDLKITKDFVLKNTKRQQALSLSFEVRNLFNNKNAYIVNPVTGDGYREGDDVPEDWRDPKYPDPQATGLPPDNPARWQAPTQIFYGLAFKF, encoded by the coding sequence ATGAAACAGTTAATGACCCTGGTACTGACCCTTCTTTTGGGTCAAACATTGCTGGCCCAAACCGGTACCCTGAAAGGAGTGATTAGGGATGCTGATAGTAAAGAAACCTTGATCGGCGCCACCGTTGTATTGGTAGGTACCTACAAAGGAGTAAGCTGCGACATCAACGGGAATTACGAGATCAAAGACATTAAACCGGGTGATTACTCCGTGAAAGTGTCCTTCATCGGTTATTCCGATAAGCAGTACAACGGAATCACCATTAAAGCTGGCGAAACAAAAACGCTCAACGTGGATCTCAACCTGAGAAGCACGGTAATGGATGAGGTTGTGATCGTTGGTGAAAAGAACATCATTAACCTGGAGGATGCTGCCTCTGAGGTGAAAATCACCGAAGAAGATATCCAGAATATGGCCGTTAGGGATGTAACGGATATTGTGACCATGCAAGCAGGGGTAAACAAGACTCCTGATGGAATTAACATTCGGGGTGGTCGAAATTACGAAACTCAGTATTTGGTTGACGGAATTAGTGCCCAGGACCCCCTTTCCGGAACGGGATTTGGAGTAAGCGTACAAAGTAGTTCAATTAGCGATGTATCGCTGATTACGGGTGGTGCCGGAGCCGAATACGGTAGTGGCGCTTCAGGAGTGGTTTCCACCCAGATCCGTGAAGGCGGCGAGCAATTTCAAATTGCTGGTAGCTGGCAACGTGACAATCTTGGGGATTGGTCGATGAGTGCCGGCGAAACTACCTTGCTACAAAGCCGAGTGAATGCCGGACCCAGTTGGAATACGGATATCATTGACCTCGCCATTGGAGGATCGATTCCCTGGACGAAAAAGAAACTTCGCTTTTTTGTGAGTGCCAATGCCTTTATGTCGGACGACTACTACCGCATTCAAGCGAATCAGTTGCATAGCTCACTCTTCCCAGACAATGACTCCGTTTGGGCACCAAGACAGAACAACAAGTTTGCGAATACGATAAAGCTTTCTTACGAGTTCAAACCAGGGACCAAACTTACTTTGACCAATCAGCACAGTATTGCGATTAATCAAAGTACCCGTTCCCTTCAAATTGTTGGATTTGACGCCGTGGTTCGTCCCGGTTTGCAATATGACTTTGCCTTGGATCCAGATGCAGGTAACACCTATACCCACCGTTCCAATTTGACCGTAATGAACTTCCAACATTACATCAACAATCATTGGAATATCAAGGTAGCCTTAGGCCGCTTATTCACCAACTTAAGGGCTGATGCCAATGGACGTCCATTCCGCTCTGCAACCGTAGATCAGATTTACGATCCGGAATCGATTGTGACCGATCCAATTGAATTGTACAACCCAGGTTCTGATCAGGTGTATGTATTGCCTGGCCCGGGATTGGTAAACAACGGTGGTATTGCCGAGCGCTGGCACGATCACTACGTTCAGGAATACACAGGAAAAATTAGAGCAAGTTACTTCCCCAACAACAAGAACCACGAGTTTATGTTTGGATGGGAACACAAGGAAAAAGAATACCAATGGGCTGATGTATTCCGTCCATGGGTAGGTGCTCCGATTCAGATTAACGATTCGCTTTCTACCCCTTCTATCAGTGTTGGATCGTCTTCCGAAATCTGGTTTGCCCGTCCTACCGAAGGTGGATTCTGGCTACAGGACAAAATCACCTACAAAGGGATTTCTGCCACCTTGGGTCTACGCTACAACTACTGGGCTTATGGTAAAGAACTGGACGCAGCTGTAGAAAACGATGAAGTATTGCTTCAGGATGAGTCCAGAACGACCTACCAGGACGAAACCTTTAAAATCTTTGGCAAACGCTGGCAGAATCGATTGTTACCTAAGTTGAATGTATCCTTCCCGGTTACTGAGAACAACGTTCTTTACTTCAACTACGGTCACTCGATGCAGATGCCTCACCCTCGTTTTATTTACGCTGGTCTTGATCCTGATTACCTCGATCGCTCTCCATTGGCAACCATTGGTAACCCCATTATCAAACCGGAGTCGACAGTGAGTTATGAGATTGGTATCAAATCCCAAATCACAAAAGACCTTGGGGTAACCGTTGCAGCCTACAACAACGACAAGTACGACTACATTGTATCAGGATACGCCATTCTGGAAGATCAAACCGGTAAACTCGTTAGTCGTAAAATTTACTACAACCAGGACTACGCCCGAATCGTAGGGGTGGAATTGGGAGTCACCCAAAGAATTGCCAAGTACTTCAAGTTGTTCTTTAACGGATCCTTCCAGTCGGCTCGTGGTAAATCAAACTCGGCTCGTGAAAGTGAATTGCAAATTCGCCAGCAGGGATTTGTGGACAACACCAAAGAGCAGCCTCTTACCTGGGACCGTCCATGGGATTTGAAATTGGGTGTAATTATGAACACAGACACCACCATGCGTCTATTTGGCTCTAAAGCCTTTGATCACATCCGAATTTACCTGGCCACTAACTATAAGTCAGGCTTCCGCTACACACCTGTGGAACTTGCAGGATACAACGATTTCGGCCGTCCTATCTACCAATACCAGAGTGATCGTCCAAACTCCGAAATCGCGAAGGCTTGGTTCTGGACCGATTTAAAAATCACCAAAGATTTTGTGCTTAAGAACACCAAGCGTCAGCAGGCATTGTCGCTGAGCTTTGAGGTTCGCAACCTGTTCAACAACAAGAACGCTTATATCGTGAATCCGGTAACCGGCGACGGATACCGGGAAGGTGATGACGTTCCTGAAGATTGGAGAGATCCTAAATATCCGGATCCGCAGGCCACCGGTCTACCACCTGACAACCCCGCTCGTTGGCAGGCACCTACTCAAATATTTTATGGTTTAGCTTTTAAATTCTGA
- a CDS encoding pyridoxine 5'-phosphate synthase, producing MAKLSVNVNKIATLRNARGGNLPNLVKAVSDIEQFGAEGITVHPRPDERHIRYQDVHDINSIYSTEFNIEGYPNAKFMELVLAVKPTQVTLVPDPPGVLTSNAGWDAVTHLDMLTEVVTEFKNAGIRTSLFMDVDLSLYEAAAKTGTDRIELYTEAYASQYHQNREEAVKPYAEAGIRAGELGLGLNAGHDLNLDNLKFFNQEVTNLLEVSIGHALVSDSLYYGLENTVAMYKRELRDDA from the coding sequence ATGGCAAAATTGAGTGTTAACGTAAACAAAATTGCGACCCTTCGAAATGCCCGGGGAGGCAACCTTCCGAACTTGGTAAAAGCGGTTTCGGATATTGAACAATTTGGTGCAGAAGGGATTACAGTTCACCCCCGTCCGGATGAACGACATATCCGCTACCAGGATGTACATGATATCAATTCCATTTATTCTACAGAATTTAACATTGAGGGATACCCCAATGCTAAGTTTATGGAGCTGGTGCTTGCTGTAAAGCCTACTCAGGTTACTTTGGTGCCGGACCCTCCTGGGGTGCTCACTAGCAACGCCGGATGGGATGCCGTTACGCATTTGGATATGTTGACCGAAGTGGTGACCGAATTTAAAAATGCCGGAATCCGAACTTCGCTATTTATGGATGTGGATTTGTCCCTCTATGAAGCAGCTGCAAAAACAGGAACAGATCGAATTGAATTGTACACCGAAGCTTATGCAAGCCAATACCATCAAAACCGTGAAGAGGCGGTAAAGCCATACGCGGAAGCTGGTATTCGGGCAGGTGAATTGGGCCTGGGCTTAAATGCAGGTCATGATTTGAACTTGGACAATTTGAAATTCTTCAACCAAGAGGTAACAAACTTGTTGGAAGTATCTATCGGCCATGCCTTGGTCAGTGATTCACTGTACTACGGATTAGAAAACACCGTGGCCATGTACAAAAGAGAATTGAGAGATGACGCTTAA
- a CDS encoding PorV/PorQ family protein, which translates to MNTWKHIAAIGILFLTGLAAQAQILPNLGGQRTGSSALSYLKNDASPRSLGMASSNVTLRGDGFTSFTNPAAITSVSSTSIGTSNLLIGNGINQTFLSVVQPWEKRTAAFALTVNNLSSGRQEVRTEFQPHGTGEYFYVVNTAIGLGISKQLSDQFSFGLKLNYIHESIAQYQNNTFTADLGFLYQTDVRDLSFAVVVSNFGGSTALSGDFQELKFNQNSTPTPERYPVPTVFKLGISMYPIQTDKHELLAAVQLNHPNDNSENISMGLEYGYRKLVFVRAGYVLGRKSYTYPTFGAGFKTRIGHHPLHIQYAFVPTTFFGVQHHIGLNLRLYKPEERKVESNGQN; encoded by the coding sequence GTGAATACTTGGAAACATATCGCAGCGATCGGAATTCTATTCCTTACAGGTTTAGCAGCTCAGGCTCAGATTTTGCCTAACCTTGGTGGACAGCGTACCGGTTCTTCTGCATTAAGTTATTTGAAAAATGATGCCAGCCCAAGATCTCTGGGTATGGCTAGCTCGAACGTTACCTTAAGGGGTGATGGATTTACGTCTTTTACGAATCCAGCAGCCATTACTTCGGTGAGTTCAACTTCGATAGGCACGTCGAATCTTTTGATTGGAAATGGAATCAATCAGACCTTCTTGAGCGTGGTTCAACCTTGGGAGAAAAGAACCGCTGCCTTTGCCCTAACGGTAAACAACCTTTCTTCTGGTCGTCAAGAAGTGAGAACTGAATTTCAGCCTCACGGTACGGGAGAATATTTCTACGTGGTGAACACCGCCATTGGATTGGGCATCTCCAAGCAATTGAGTGATCAATTCTCCTTTGGATTAAAACTGAATTATATCCACGAGAGTATCGCACAATACCAGAACAACACCTTCACGGCTGATCTGGGATTTTTGTACCAAACTGATGTAAGAGACCTCAGCTTTGCCGTAGTGGTTTCAAACTTTGGTGGAAGTACTGCATTAAGTGGCGATTTTCAGGAATTGAAATTTAACCAGAACTCTACCCCAACTCCGGAAAGATACCCTGTGCCAACCGTATTTAAGTTGGGAATTTCCATGTACCCTATTCAAACGGATAAGCACGAATTATTGGCCGCTGTTCAGTTGAATCACCCGAATGATAACAGCGAAAACATTAGCATGGGATTGGAATACGGTTACCGCAAGTTGGTATTCGTTAGAGCGGGATATGTACTGGGACGTAAGTCTTACACCTACCCCACTTTTGGAGCTGGATTTAAAACCCGGATTGGTCACCACCCCTTGCATATTCAATATGCCTTTGTGCCTACTACCTTCTTTGGAGTACAACACCACATCGGCTTAAATCTAAGACTTTACAAACCTGAGGAACGCAAAGTAGAAAGCAATGGACAGAATTAA
- a CDS encoding DUF4296 domain-containing protein has product MKKSGFIAILGVALLIFSCGTSETTEEGYPVLSRDEMASIIYDMNLIEAAYRGRMHNDTLAEKNMLERMTHTFEKRSITREQFLSNYNHYLDDPEELAGIYNDALGKLSAHLSEVEATE; this is encoded by the coding sequence ATGAAAAAAAGTGGCTTCATAGCGATTTTAGGAGTTGCTCTGCTTATTTTTTCCTGTGGAACATCGGAAACAACGGAAGAGGGCTACCCGGTCCTGTCTCGGGATGAAATGGCGAGCATCATTTATGATATGAACCTTATTGAAGCTGCTTACCGCGGTCGAATGCACAACGATACTCTGGCAGAAAAGAATATGCTGGAGCGAATGACCCACACCTTTGAAAAACGGTCGATAACCCGAGAGCAATTTCTATCCAATTACAACCATTATTTAGACGATCCTGAAGAATTGGCTGGAATCTATAACGATGCTTTAGGAAAATTGAGCGCTCATCTGTCGGAAGTAGAGGCTACCGAATAG
- a CDS encoding T9SS type A sorting domain-containing protein, which translates to MKNWLLILFVSGFCLAANAQYDTLSIDSIQFKTQAELGNCDDESRYSGDTVYVRGFCLVDGIEYGSSSHNIQISQSLKPSPFGGLRFRQGDPNAVYNVSIRSLKEGDEIIAVGHLSQYQGETQFEPLLTNSAIKILSRNNVVEDTTLSVGTFNDNQQNNNLTTGEQWESSLVTLTDLEVVSVNPFSGNRVSFVVKDKNGDLINVGDHFFAQKLPTYTNHPSGNPGTFAPPSVGDKFNSISGIIIHSKNNCPGENNRGYEIHPYKQSHYNYGPSAPRISNINRTPAVPTSSQAVDITADIVDLDGSLVETDLYWATGTDPMNMNFTKVAMTLQSGFTYKGTIPAQADGTFIRYYLRAKDDSSNVTQLPGSDPTQGTYTYRVRDNGLSIFDVQFTPFPDGNSPYLNQEVTVTGVVTATGKDGDLVKIHIQDENALGGWSGVEITNAGQTFERGDKIEVTGNVQEAFGLTQISFTTGSKQGTGTVNPLPLDPDSLTSYNFARNEKYEGVLIALVNGTGDKKVHVVDTNADAGGGNNFAEYRVGTDELNPASGARILAGREGVSSIWVSYVNASTRVKDPYPTDKVLVSDTMHMDTLIGIASYSFGNMKLLPRNNDDFVGINHSTDTTQDTTNSVVQHIYENPNFQIYPNPAGSMVNINNLSSEEVIHIYIRDLSGKTVFVRYTALNENRVNLDTFDAGIYQITITTPQGALLENRKLVVQ; encoded by the coding sequence ATGAAAAATTGGCTACTAATTCTCTTTGTTTCTGGGTTCTGCCTGGCAGCAAATGCACAATATGACACACTCAGTATTGACTCCATTCAATTTAAAACTCAAGCCGAACTAGGAAACTGCGACGACGAATCAAGATACAGTGGCGACACGGTATACGTTCGAGGATTCTGTTTGGTTGACGGAATTGAATACGGGTCTTCAAGTCACAACATTCAAATCAGTCAATCCTTAAAGCCTTCTCCATTTGGAGGTTTGCGTTTTCGTCAAGGTGACCCAAACGCCGTTTACAATGTTAGCATTCGCTCTTTGAAAGAAGGAGATGAAATTATTGCTGTTGGTCACTTGAGCCAGTATCAAGGTGAGACTCAGTTTGAGCCGCTTTTGACCAACAGTGCGATCAAAATTTTGAGCCGTAACAACGTTGTTGAAGACACAACTCTTTCTGTTGGAACTTTCAACGACAATCAGCAAAACAACAACTTGACTACTGGTGAGCAGTGGGAAAGTTCTTTAGTTACCCTTACAGACCTTGAGGTTGTATCGGTAAACCCATTTAGCGGTAACCGTGTAAGCTTTGTAGTAAAAGACAAAAACGGCGACCTAATCAACGTAGGTGACCACTTCTTTGCTCAAAAGCTACCTACCTACACAAACCACCCTTCAGGAAACCCTGGAACGTTTGCCCCTCCATCAGTAGGTGACAAATTCAACTCCATTAGCGGTATCATCATCCACAGTAAGAACAACTGTCCTGGTGAAAACAACCGTGGATATGAGATTCACCCTTACAAGCAGTCTCACTACAACTACGGTCCTTCTGCACCACGTATTTCTAACATCAATCGTACTCCTGCTGTTCCTACCAGCTCTCAGGCTGTAGACATTACTGCTGACATCGTTGACTTGGATGGTAGCTTGGTTGAAACTGATCTATACTGGGCAACGGGTACAGATCCAATGAACATGAACTTTACCAAAGTAGCCATGACTCTTCAGTCAGGATTTACTTACAAAGGAACTATCCCAGCTCAAGCTGACGGAACTTTTATCCGCTACTACCTAAGAGCTAAAGATGATAGCTCTAACGTAACTCAATTGCCAGGTTCTGATCCTACTCAAGGAACTTACACCTACCGAGTAAGAGACAACGGATTGAGCATTTTTGATGTTCAGTTTACTCCATTCCCTGACGGAAACTCTCCTTACCTAAACCAAGAAGTAACCGTTACCGGTGTTGTTACTGCAACGGGTAAGGATGGTGACTTGGTAAAAATCCACATCCAGGACGAAAACGCACTTGGTGGATGGAGCGGTGTTGAAATCACCAATGCGGGTCAAACTTTTGAAAGAGGAGACAAAATCGAAGTTACTGGTAACGTGCAAGAAGCTTTCGGTTTGACTCAAATCTCCTTTACTACAGGTAGCAAACAAGGTACCGGAACAGTGAACCCACTTCCATTGGATCCAGATTCTTTGACCTCATACAACTTTGCACGCAACGAAAAGTATGAAGGTGTCTTGATCGCTTTGGTTAATGGAACAGGTGATAAGAAAGTACACGTTGTAGACACCAACGCTGATGCAGGCGGAGGAAACAACTTTGCAGAATACCGCGTAGGTACTGACGAATTGAATCCAGCATCTGGTGCCCGTATTTTGGCCGGACGTGAAGGCGTTAGCTCCATTTGGGTTTCTTATGTAAACGCAAGTACTCGTGTTAAAGATCCTTACCCAACTGACAAAGTATTGGTAAGCGACACTATGCACATGGACACCTTGATCGGTATTGCTTCTTACAGCTTTGGTAACATGAAGTTGCTTCCAAGAAACAATGATGATTTTGTGGGCATTAACCACTCTACAGATACGACTCAAGACACTACTAATTCAGTAGTTCAGCATATCTATGAGAACCCTAACTTCCAGATCTACCCTAACCCTGCTGGAAGCATGGTTAACATCAACAACTTGTCTTCTGAAGAAGTAATTCACATTTACATCCGCGACTTGAGCGGAAAAACGGTATTCGTTCGCTACACTGCATTGAACGAAAACCGCGTAAATCTTGACACATTTGATGCTGGTATCTACCAGATCACAATCACTACTCCACAAGGAGCTCTATTGGAAAATAGAAAATTGGTGGTTCAATAA
- a CDS encoding polyprenol monophosphomannose synthase: MSDSVVIIPTYNESGNVEKMIRTVMGLPKEIDILIVDDGSPDGTADIVKTLQQEFPGRILLSEREGKQGLGTAYIHGFKVALDHKYEYIFEMDCDFSHDPNDLIRLYEACANDGADMSVGSRYIKGGKVKNWPLGRILMSYFASVYVRFILWLNIHDTTAGFVCYRRKVLETIDLHAIRFIGYAFQIEMKYTVHLHGFSIKEVPITFIDRVIGESKMSSRIFKEALFGVLIMKGKKI; encoded by the coding sequence TTGTCAGATAGCGTAGTAATCATACCCACGTATAACGAAAGCGGAAATGTCGAAAAGATGATCCGCACCGTTATGGGCCTGCCCAAGGAAATCGATATTCTTATTGTAGATGATGGATCTCCTGATGGTACGGCAGATATAGTCAAAACACTTCAGCAAGAGTTTCCGGGAAGAATTCTGCTTTCTGAGCGAGAAGGAAAGCAAGGATTAGGTACTGCCTATATCCATGGATTCAAAGTTGCTCTCGATCATAAGTACGAGTACATTTTTGAAATGGACTGCGACTTTTCGCACGATCCCAACGATTTGATTCGACTGTATGAAGCTTGTGCCAACGATGGTGCTGATATGAGTGTGGGTTCTCGCTACATCAAAGGAGGAAAGGTTAAAAATTGGCCGCTCGGTCGTATTTTGATGTCCTACTTTGCCTCGGTTTATGTTCGCTTTATTCTTTGGTTGAATATTCATGACACCACCGCAGGGTTTGTCTGCTACCGCAGAAAAGTTTTAGAAACAATCGATCTGCATGCTATTCGATTTATCGGATACGCTTTTCAGATTGAAATGAAATATACCGTGCACTTGCACGGGTTTTCCATCAAGGAAGTTCCCATTACCTTTATTGACCGGGTGATTGGTGAGTCCAAAATGTCCTCCCGAATTTTTAAGGAGGCCTTGTTTGGCGTGCTAATCATGAAGGGCAAAAAAATCTAA
- a CDS encoding dihydroorotase, producing the protein MARTLLKNARIVNEGKILEASLLIDGEKIEGIYSPDSAPEADQEIDLTGKLILPGVIDDQVHFRDPGLTHKADLQTESRAAVAGGITSFMEMPNTVPNTLTQELLEEKYVRASEVSLANYSFYMGASNDNLDEVLKTDPTQVCGVKVFMGSSTGNMLVDNETALRNLFSKCKMLIASHCEDEQTIRRNSSEYKEKYGADIPIRMHPEIRSAEACYLSSSFAVSLAREYGTRLHILHLSTAREMELFDNDIPLSEKNITAEACIHHMWFTDSDYDKYGTRIKWNPAVKTEEDRQAIIAAVKNNTIDVIATDHAPHTKKEKDLDYWRAPSGGPLVQHALVAMLDHYHQGTFSLEEIVHKMCHAPADLFGVQNRGYIRPGYQADLVVVDLDKSWTVQEENILYKCGWSPFEGHTFKSQVAQTWVNGHLAYDQGEIREGQNGQRLTFTPR; encoded by the coding sequence ATGGCACGTACTCTCTTAAAGAATGCAAGAATCGTCAACGAAGGAAAGATTCTTGAGGCCTCCCTATTGATCGATGGTGAAAAAATTGAAGGAATCTATTCCCCGGATTCGGCTCCAGAGGCGGATCAGGAAATAGACCTAACGGGTAAGTTGATCCTACCTGGTGTGATCGACGATCAAGTGCATTTTCGCGATCCGGGATTGACCCATAAGGCGGATTTACAAACTGAATCGAGAGCCGCAGTTGCCGGAGGGATTACTTCTTTTATGGAAATGCCCAATACCGTGCCGAATACCCTCACCCAGGAATTACTGGAAGAAAAATACGTTCGTGCCTCAGAAGTTTCTTTGGCCAACTATTCTTTCTACATGGGAGCGTCCAACGACAATCTTGATGAGGTTCTCAAAACGGATCCTACTCAGGTTTGTGGCGTTAAGGTGTTTATGGGGTCCAGCACAGGAAATATGCTGGTAGACAATGAAACGGCTTTGCGCAATTTGTTCTCCAAGTGTAAGATGCTGATTGCTTCGCATTGTGAGGATGAACAAACCATTCGAAGAAACTCAAGCGAGTACAAGGAGAAATACGGGGCGGATATTCCTATCCGTATGCATCCGGAAATTCGCAGTGCCGAAGCTTGTTACCTATCTTCTTCATTTGCCGTTTCTCTGGCTCGTGAATATGGAACACGTCTGCACATTTTACACTTGAGCACGGCTCGGGAAATGGAATTGTTTGACAACGACATTCCACTGAGTGAAAAGAACATTACCGCTGAGGCTTGTATTCACCACATGTGGTTTACAGACAGCGATTACGATAAGTACGGAACCCGAATCAAATGGAATCCGGCGGTGAAAACGGAAGAAGATCGTCAGGCAATTATTGCCGCTGTAAAAAACAACACGATCGATGTAATAGCCACAGATCACGCACCTCATACCAAGAAGGAAAAAGACTTGGACTACTGGCGCGCTCCTTCCGGAGGCCCCTTGGTGCAACATGCTTTAGTGGCCATGCTGGATCATTATCACCAGGGAACTTTTAGTCTGGAGGAAATCGTTCACAAGATGTGCCATGCTCCTGCCGATTTATTTGGTGTGCAAAACCGTGGCTACATCCGTCCAGGCTATCAAGCAGATTTAGTGGTTGTTGATTTGGATAAATCATGGACTGTGCAAGAAGAAAACATCTTGTACAAATGTGGTTGGTCTCCGTTTGAAGGACATACGTTCAAATCTCAAGTTGCTCAAACTTGGGTAAACGGTCATCTTGCCTACGATCAAGGAGAGATCAGAGAAGGGCAAAACGGACAGCGATTAACTTTTACTCCTCGATGA